The Neoarius graeffei isolate fNeoGra1 chromosome 1, fNeoGra1.pri, whole genome shotgun sequence region tactgtatatggaattatgtggtaaacaaaaaagtgtttaaaaaaatgtttcatattgtaGAGTCTTCAAAGTagacttgatgatgctttgtgtactttcggcattatcttaaccagcttcatgaggtagtcacctggaatgcctttcaattaacagatgtgcctcgtcaaaagataattagtacaatttcttgccttcttaatgtgtttgagatcaaacaggaaacagtaaataataaaaatacagtaaatagccctattattctaataattataataatccagattatgtcaagaaccacttaactaagtaaagagaaacaacaggtgtattttaattaatataaataaagaaaaaacattgaattagaaggtataGTCTAGACACACCTTCTACTTCTATTAATTAAAAGACTTCATGTTTTaagcaagggtggcacggtggtgtagaggttagcactgtcgcctcacagcaagaaagtcctgggttcaagcccagtggccggcgagggtctttctgtgcggagtttgcatgttctccccgtgtctgctcaggtttcctctgggtgctctggtttcccccaaagacatgcaggttaggctaattggtggctctaaattgactctaagttgtttgtctatgtgtcagccctgtgatgacctggcgacttgtccagggtgtaccctgcctctcgcccatagtcagctgggataggctccggcttgcctgcgaccctgtagaacaggataagcggctacacataatggatggatgtcttaaCCTTCTCACAGCCAGAAGAGGGAGGTAAATAAACCCAGCATCATCATTTTAGCAAAGAGCACTTTTATTGTTATAATATTAACTCATACTAATCCTTCAGAAATACATATTCACATATATATACATGCATCATGATTGTTCTTTTTAATTAGATTCATATtagatttatatatatacacacacatacacacacacagggcgtttcaaaaaaatttgaaaGTATTAGAGACGTAAatttcccagaaactacatagtctaggcaaatgaaactgaacaggcttaatgttcagCAATATCCGATTTATTCcttaaaatttgaatgagaaattcaaaggtatgtggattccatgaacgagttcacaaattttcaatatgcacgccTAACCCAGCCTTCctttttgaactttttgtgccatgtccaaatctgcattgaagttggtgcatttttagagaattctctcataaatgcacgctgcacagtcttgtttgactgtgttcaAGCATTCTCTAACAAACAAAACGCCTTTTATTTTCCAGTGAAtgccatttctatacctaaaaagatagcaacaaaaaaacattaaacataacattttgaccacggtggtgtagtggttagcgctgtcgcctcacagcaagaaggtcctgggttcgagccccgtggccggcgagggcctttcagtgcggagtttgcatgttctccccgtgtccgcgtgggtttcctccgggtgctccggtttcccccacagtccaaagacatgcaggttaggttaactggtgactctaaattgaccgtaggtgtgaatgtgggtgtgaatggttgtctgtgtctatgtgtcagccctgtggtgacctggcgacttgtccagggtgtaccccgcctttcgcccgtagtcagctgggataggctccagcttgcctgcgaccctgtagaaggataaagcggctagagataatgagatgagataacattttgacctgtttccacacatgctgttaaaatttgaggtcaactgaatgagaattgacaaagttattagattgtgaaatgatatcaaattttttgaaacaccctgtattttgctAGCTCTATATCATTAAAAGCATCCAGAAATACAAAACAACTGTGTGACTTAATGGAAGATTTTTAGATTGCAGCAATATATTGTTGCTCTAACTGAAGCtaaagaatgagcattgaattaaACATAAACCTGCTATTGCTTGTTTCTTCATTGCTCACTCGAGAATTGTGAATAATGATGAAACACAGCATCACCTAGTAACTGAAATGTGTGGTAGATTGTTATCTGAGAGTGAGGTTTACACTGTGCCTTGCAGAGTTATGTGCTGTTAAACCTGTGGTTAATGCAACAAGTTGCAAAACTGTCTGTCTGCAGGCCATATTTTAATGTTGCACTATTTCTTTTTAACATTTAACCCTATATGCACACTCTGTTTCACATAGACGACATAATCATGTCCATGTATTTAAGATATATATTGCAAATAGAATAGTTGAAGTGAAGAAGATTGAAATTAAATATCATACAAAAAATATCATAGAAACTGCTTGAAATACTTGTTCAAATATCTGCTTTTTATAAAACTTTACAAATATAGGAATATTAATTGGACCAACATGAAATACTTACATTTTAAAAACATAGGAAGAAATGTATGCAGAAAACCAAATAATTCGAACATAAAAaatgtgctttccaaaaacatttttaatttaaaaaaagtaattttAATAGGAAACGTCAAAGAACACTTATAAACTCCTATGAAATTAAGTGCCTACAGCTTTCATTTCTGTCCATCTAGActtatataaacagtataaaagttAATTCCCTGGAGGTTTTGCTGCCTAGTTGTATATCCACATACTTAGATTAGGCAAGAGGTTGAAGGGAAGGTTCTGAACTTGTCTCACTTTAGAAAAGAATTGCTTTAATTGTCACCATTATATTTAAACCAACTGCTTTAGCCAACAGGAGTCTGAGACCAGTCACAACCAATAGCATGGTGTTCCCCTTAGGATCacctgaaaaagaaaataaaaacataGAATAAAGCAAAACATTCAGGCATGGCCTTTAGAGTCATCATATACATAAAATGTACTcaccagaaatatttaatatggtCTGATTGGTCTGACTGGCAATGGTAATGCTGTTTGTGTCACATGTTTGGGGGGGTGCTgttgctgtaaaaaaaaatttccacgaaTATTTTCATGAAAATGGATATAATCATATAGATTTATCTTAGAGCTATTTTATGTGGAAAAAAACAATCAAGTATAATGAATACTTACGTTTTCCTTCATATTTCTCAACAGTGTCGTTCATTTTGCATGTTTTAATTTCCTTTTGGGAAAATGCAGCATAGTAATAGGTCTTATCTGTCTTGGACAGCACAGCATTGGTAAAACTGTAGTTCTGAGTTTCTTCGGGGTTATTTAAGTTTAGAGATAACTTGCCCTGCTTTGGAAAGAAGCCTGCAGCCAGACATGTTCTCCAGCTTGACCCAGTGCCACTTGAAGTTAATATTGATACAACAGGTGTAGACTCAGTCATCGtatctaattaaaaaaaatatatatatatatacacatatgtaTAAGTGACTTAGAGCAGTCAACATATCTATATGGTGTTAAGTCTTAATTAAAGCATGGCATGAAAAGTTAAAACAGACACAAAATGAAGATGCATCAATGCCACTTATTCAGATTTGTGTGGTGGAATGTTGCACAAACGACTCAGCAAATCTGATTTATGTAAATATTGaacaacattaaaaaatatatgATTCAAGAGCATAATGAATCAGCTTCAGCTACATGGATTCAAACTCAATACACTTAGTGCTGTTTGACTTTACACTGTACAGTTGTGGAAGAGGAATGATTTAAAGTCCCACTATCTGGTGTCACCTAGAAGGCGATGGTTTCCATTTGttcagtctggttcctttcaaggtttctttctTATCTTCAAGTCAGAGTTTTTCACTGCCTCTGTCTTTCAGTTTAATTCAGTTTTACTTGTATCGCACGTTTAACAGTGGACactatcacaaagcagctttacagaaatatataaattctagATATACAtctttaaacatccatccatccattaactgtagccgcttatcctgtcctacagggtcacaggcaagctgaagcctatcccagctgactatgggtgagaggcggggtacaccctggacaagtcaccagatcatcgcagggcttatttttaaacatatggATTGATAAATTTATTCCTAATGAGCAAGTCTGAGGTGATgaatggcaaggaaaaattccgagacgacatgaggaagaaagtttgaggggaaccagactcaaaaaggaacccatcctcatttgggtgataacaaataGCATGGttctaaataacttgcttctataagagTGTCCTATTTGGTCACAAAATGCAATTGTGTAACTAGGAAATTCACtagagttttaacatgaagtctattttgttgaaattatcaactgtttactgatggagacttgagtgcaagattgttcatgacaactgcagtcctaaagttatcgtagcaattgtagtcctaagccatgatagttaaactgtttgtattaattgCCCAAAGACACAAGTAAGACATCAGGATGGGATGGGATCTTAAGGATCTAATGATCTAATCTGGATTCCTGTGAAGTTGCTTTTTTAAAATGTCTATTGCTAAaatcactatacaaataaaattgaacctCACAATATTCTATCTCAC contains the following coding sequences:
- the LOC132892626 gene encoding uncharacterized protein LOC132892626, which encodes MTESTPVVSILTSSGTGSSWRTCLAAGFFPKQGKLSLNLNNPEETQNYSFTNAVLSKTDKTYYYAAFSQKEIKTCKMNDTVEKYEGKPTAPPQTCDTNSITIASQTNQTILNISGDPKGNTMLLVVTGLRLLLAKAVGLNIMVTIKAILF